One uncultured Gellertiella sp. genomic window carries:
- the rpsK gene encoding 30S ribosomal protein S11 — protein sequence MAKEATRIRRRERKNISSGVAHVNSTFNNTMITITDAQGNAIAWSSAGSKGFKGSRKSTPFAAQIAAEDAAKKAQEHGMKSLEVEVCGPGSGRESALRALQAAGFMITSIRDVTPIPHNGCRPRKKRRV from the coding sequence ATGGCCAAGGAAGCCACACGCATTCGCCGTCGCGAACGCAAGAATATCAGCTCGGGTGTTGCGCACGTCAACTCCACCTTCAACAACACCATGATCACCATCACGGATGCACAGGGCAATGCGATTGCCTGGTCGTCCGCTGGTTCGAAGGGCTTCAAGGGCTCGCGCAAGTCCACGCCGTTCGCAGCCCAGATTGCGGCTGAAGATGCGGCGAAGAAGGCCCAGGAACATGGCATGAAGTCGCTGGAAGTTGAAGTTTGCGGTCCGGGTTCGGGTCGTGAATCCGCTCTGCGCGCTCTGCAGGCTGCCGGTTTCATGATCACCTCGATCCGTGACGTGACCCCGATCCCGCACAATGGCTGCCGCCCGCGCAAGAAGCGCCGCGTCTGA
- a CDS encoding DNA-directed RNA polymerase subunit alpha: MIQKNWQELIKPNKVEFSSSGRTKATLLAEPLERGFGLTLGNALRRVLLSSLRGAAVTAVQIDGVLHEFSSIPGVREDVTDIVLNIKEIAIKMDGDDAKRMVVRKQGPGVVTAGDIQTVGDIEILNPNHVICTLDEGAEIRMEFTVNNGKGYVPAERNRSEDAPIGLIPVDSLYSPVKKVSYKVENTREGQVLDYDKLTMTIETDGSVTGEDAVAFAARILQDQLSVFVNFDEPQKEAVEEAVTELAFNPALLKKVDELELSVRSANCLKNDNIVYIGDLIQKTEAEMLRTPNFGRKSLNEIKEVLASMGLHLGMEVPAWPPENIEDLAKRYEDQY; encoded by the coding sequence ATGATCCAGAAGAACTGGCAGGAACTGATCAAGCCGAACAAGGTCGAGTTCAGCTCGTCCGGCCGCACCAAGGCAACGCTGCTTGCCGAGCCGCTGGAACGGGGCTTCGGCCTGACCCTCGGCAACGCGCTGCGTCGCGTCCTGTTGTCGTCGCTGCGCGGCGCTGCTGTTACCGCTGTCCAGATCGACGGCGTGCTGCATGAATTCTCGTCCATCCCCGGCGTTCGTGAAGATGTGACGGACATTGTCCTCAACATCAAGGAAATCGCCATCAAGATGGACGGCGACGATGCCAAGCGCATGGTCGTTCGCAAGCAGGGCCCTGGCGTCGTGACCGCTGGAGACATCCAGACGGTTGGCGATATCGAGATCCTGAACCCGAACCATGTGATCTGCACGCTCGACGAGGGTGCCGAGATCCGCATGGAATTCACGGTCAACAACGGCAAGGGCTATGTGCCTGCCGAGCGTAACCGCTCGGAAGATGCGCCCATCGGCCTCATCCCGGTCGACAGCCTGTATTCGCCGGTCAAGAAGGTGTCCTACAAGGTGGAAAACACCCGCGAAGGCCAGGTTCTCGACTATGACAAGCTGACGATGACCATCGAAACCGATGGTTCCGTGACCGGTGAAGATGCAGTGGCTTTCGCCGCCCGCATCCTGCAGGACCAGCTGTCGGTCTTCGTCAACTTCGACGAACCGCAGAAGGAAGCTGTCGAAGAAGCCGTGACCGAACTTGCGTTCAACCCGGCGCTCCTCAAGAAGGTGGACGAACTCGAACTCTCGGTTCGCTCGGCCAACTGCCTGAAGAACGACAACATCGTCTATATCGGCGACCTTATTCAGAAGACGGAAGCCGAAATGCTCCGCACTCCGAATTTCGGTCGCAAGTCGCTGAACGAAATCAAGGAAGTTCTCGCTTCCATGGGCCTGCATCTCGGCATGGAAGTGCCCGCATGGCCGCCCGAGAACATCGAAGATCTCGCCAAGCGCTACGAAGACCAGTATTAA
- the rplQ gene encoding 50S ribosomal protein L17 has translation MRHQKAGRKLNRTASHRKAMFANMAASLITHEQIVTTLPKAKEIRPIVEKLVTLGKRGDLHARRQAISQIRDVAVVAKLFDAIATRYATRNGGYLRIMKAGFRHGDNAAMAVVEFVERDVDAKGAADKARVEAEAAEAA, from the coding sequence ATGCGCCACCAGAAAGCCGGCCGCAAGCTGAACCGTACCGCCAGCCACCGCAAGGCGATGTTCGCCAACATGGCTGCATCGCTCATCACCCATGAGCAGATCGTGACGACCCTGCCGAAGGCAAAGGAAATCCGTCCGATCGTTGAGAAGCTCGTCACGCTCGGCAAGCGCGGCGATCTGCATGCCCGCCGTCAGGCGATCTCGCAGATCCGTGATGTCGCTGTCGTCGCCAAGCTGTTCGACGCCATCGCCACCCGCTACGCAACCCGCAACGGCGGCTACCTTCGCATCATGAAGGCCGGCTTCCGCCACGGCGACAACGCCGCCATGGCCGTCGTCGAATTCGTCGAGCGCGATGTCGACGCCAAGGGTGCAGCCGACAAGGCCCGCGTCGAAGCCGAAGCGGCTGAAGCCGCGTAA
- the msrQ gene encoding protein-methionine-sulfoxide reductase heme-binding subunit MsrQ, translated as MAGIKLSQRQYAAIIWAIYVLGLLPAICTFYQGATNQLGADPVKTFERFLGLWTIRFLVLTLAVTPLRDLDLFNGLRYRRALGLLAFYYAAMHLSVYWILDQSLNLSAVLADIWKRPFITFGMLAFTLLMPLAVTSNQWSIRRLGPRWNTLHKLLYPAAALGALHYSMATKLLGLQQYVYIGLIVLLLAYRLARPRVMAAKKARRKAAA; from the coding sequence ATGGCAGGTATCAAGCTCTCCCAGCGCCAGTATGCGGCCATCATCTGGGCCATCTATGTCCTCGGTCTGCTGCCTGCGATCTGTACCTTCTACCAGGGTGCAACCAACCAGCTGGGCGCCGATCCGGTCAAGACATTCGAGCGTTTCCTCGGGCTCTGGACGATCCGGTTTCTGGTGCTGACGCTTGCTGTCACGCCGCTCAGGGATCTCGACCTGTTCAATGGCCTGCGCTACCGCCGGGCGCTGGGACTGCTTGCCTTCTATTACGCCGCCATGCATCTGTCGGTCTACTGGATCCTCGATCAGTCGCTCAACCTCTCTGCCGTGCTGGCCGATATCTGGAAGCGCCCGTTCATCACCTTCGGCATGCTCGCCTTCACCCTGCTGATGCCGCTGGCGGTGACTTCCAACCAGTGGTCGATTCGCCGCCTCGGCCCCCGCTGGAACACATTGCACAAGCTCCTCTACCCCGCCGCAGCCCTCGGTGCCCTGCATTACAGCATGGCCACCAAACTCCTCGGCCTCCAGCAGTATGTCTATATCGGACTGATCGTGCTGCTGCTCGCTTACCGGCTGGCAAGGCCCCGGGTCATGGCGGCAAAGAAGGCGCGGCGGAAGGCTGCCGCGTAA
- the msrP gene encoding protein-methionine-sulfoxide reductase catalytic subunit MsrP yields the protein MSRFKAPPIPSSEITPRPLYMRRREILGVTAGGLALAAAPKAFASALTTKPTDYKVPDELTPKESVTTYNNYYEFGTGKDDPAANAGKFVPTPWTIKVDGMVGKPQTFGLEDLMKTMPIEERVYRMRCVEAWSMVIPWDGFPLAALLAKVEPTSDAKYVAFESVVRPDEMPGQSGSFQPLPWPYVEGLRLDEAMNPLALLAVGLYGETLPNQNGAPVRLVVPWKYGFKGIKAIVRITLTDKQPPSTWNIANPSEYGFYSNVNPAVDHPRWSQASERRIGSGGFFGTKRVDTLPFNGYADQVADLYKGMDLKANF from the coding sequence ATGTCGCGCTTTAAAGCCCCACCCATTCCGTCTTCGGAAATAACGCCGCGCCCGCTTTACATGCGCCGCCGCGAGATCCTCGGCGTTACCGCAGGCGGACTGGCGCTGGCGGCGGCTCCCAAGGCCTTTGCCTCGGCCCTGACCACCAAGCCGACCGACTACAAGGTGCCGGACGAACTGACACCGAAGGAGTCGGTGACGACCTACAACAACTATTATGAATTCGGCACGGGAAAGGACGACCCCGCCGCCAATGCCGGCAAATTCGTGCCCACGCCCTGGACGATCAAGGTCGATGGCATGGTCGGCAAGCCGCAGACCTTCGGCCTTGAAGACCTGATGAAGACCATGCCGATCGAAGAGCGGGTCTACCGGATGCGCTGCGTCGAGGCCTGGTCGATGGTCATTCCCTGGGATGGGTTCCCGCTGGCGGCTCTGCTGGCCAAGGTCGAGCCGACCAGTGACGCCAAATATGTCGCCTTCGAATCCGTCGTCCGCCCGGACGAAATGCCCGGCCAGTCCGGCTCCTTCCAGCCGCTGCCCTGGCCCTATGTCGAGGGTCTGCGCCTCGATGAAGCGATGAACCCGCTGGCCCTGCTCGCCGTCGGCCTCTATGGCGAAACACTGCCGAACCAGAATGGCGCGCCGGTGCGCCTCGTGGTGCCGTGGAAATACGGTTTCAAGGGCATCAAGGCGATTGTCCGGATCACGCTCACCGACAAGCAGCCGCCGTCCACCTGGAACATTGCCAACCCTTCCGAATATGGCTTCTATTCCAACGTCAACCCGGCGGTAGATCACCCCCGCTGGAGCCAGGCGTCTGAACGGCGGATCGGCAGTGGCGGCTTCTTTGGCACAAAGCGGGTCGATACCCTGCCCTTCAACGGCTATGCCGACCAGGTGGCCGATCTCTACAAGGGCATGGATCTGAAGGCGAATTTCTGA
- the ilvD gene encoding dihydroxy-acid dehydratase has translation MPAYRSRTTTHGRNMAGARGLWRATGMKDSDFGKPIIAVVNSFTQFVPGHVHLKDLGQLVAREIEAAGGVAKEFNTIAVDDGIAMGHDGMLYSLPSRELIADSVEYMVNAHCADAMVCISNCDKITPGMLMASLRLNIPTIFVSGGPMEAGKVTMHGKKVALDLVDAMVAAADDKISDEDVAVIERSACPTCGSCSGMFTANSMNCLTEALGLSLPGNGSTLATHSDRKGLFLEAGRRIVDLARRYYEQDDASALPRNIATKQAFENAMALDIAMGGSTNTVLHILAAAHEGEVDFTMDDIDRLSRKVPCLSKVAPAKADVHMEDVHRAGGIMAILGELDRAGLLHTGLPTVHAKTMRDALDSWDIAISDNPAAHALFSAAPGGVPTQVAFSQSSRWEELDIDREGGVIRDAQHPFSKDGGLAVLKGNLAIDGCIVKTAGVDESILKFSGPARVFESQDASVKAILSNEIKAGDVVVIRYEGPKGGPGMQEMLYPTSYLKSKGLGKACALITDGRFSGGTSGLSIGHVSPEAANGGIIGLVREGDMIDIDIPNRSISLRVADDVLASRRAEQDKAGWQPVEARKRAVSTALKVYAAFATSADKGAVRDLSLMK, from the coding sequence ATGCCTGCTTATCGTTCCAGAACCACGACCCACGGCCGCAACATGGCTGGTGCCCGCGGGCTGTGGCGTGCCACGGGCATGAAGGACAGCGATTTCGGCAAGCCGATCATCGCGGTGGTGAATTCCTTCACCCAGTTCGTGCCGGGCCATGTGCATCTGAAGGATCTCGGCCAGCTGGTCGCCCGCGAAATCGAGGCAGCCGGTGGCGTCGCCAAGGAATTCAACACCATTGCCGTCGATGACGGCATCGCCATGGGCCATGATGGCATGCTCTATTCGCTGCCCTCGCGCGAGCTGATCGCCGACAGCGTCGAATATATGGTCAATGCCCATTGCGCCGATGCGATGGTCTGCATTTCCAACTGCGACAAGATCACCCCCGGCATGCTGATGGCCTCGCTGCGGCTGAACATCCCGACCATCTTCGTCTCCGGCGGCCCGATGGAAGCGGGCAAGGTCACCATGCATGGCAAGAAGGTGGCGCTGGACCTGGTCGATGCCATGGTGGCGGCTGCCGATGACAAGATCTCCGACGAGGATGTCGCGGTCATCGAACGCTCGGCCTGCCCGACCTGCGGCTCCTGCTCGGGCATGTTCACCGCCAATTCGATGAATTGCCTGACGGAGGCGCTGGGCCTGTCGCTGCCGGGCAACGGCTCGACGCTCGCCACCCATTCCGACCGCAAGGGCCTGTTCCTGGAAGCCGGTCGCCGGATCGTCGATCTCGCCCGCCGCTACTATGAACAGGACGATGCCTCCGCCCTGCCGCGCAACATCGCCACCAAGCAGGCTTTCGAGAATGCGATGGCGCTCGATATCGCCATGGGCGGCTCGACCAACACGGTGCTGCATATCCTTGCCGCCGCCCATGAGGGCGAGGTGGATTTCACCATGGACGATATCGACCGGCTGTCGCGCAAGGTGCCGTGCCTGTCGAAGGTGGCCCCGGCCAAGGCCGATGTGCATATGGAAGACGTCCACCGCGCCGGCGGCATCATGGCGATCCTCGGCGAACTCGACCGGGCAGGACTGCTGCATACCGGCCTTCCGACCGTGCATGCCAAAACCATGCGTGACGCGCTCGACAGCTGGGATATCGCCATTTCCGACAACCCGGCTGCCCATGCGCTGTTCAGCGCCGCGCCCGGCGGCGTGCCGACCCAGGTTGCCTTCAGCCAGTCCTCGCGCTGGGAAGAACTGGATATCGACCGGGAAGGTGGCGTCATCCGCGATGCGCAGCATCCGTTCTCGAAGGATGGCGGCCTTGCGGTGCTGAAGGGCAACCTCGCCATCGACGGCTGCATCGTCAAGACGGCGGGCGTCGATGAAAGCATCCTGAAATTTTCCGGCCCGGCCCGGGTTTTCGAAAGCCAGGATGCCTCGGTGAAGGCGATCCTGTCGAACGAGATCAAGGCGGGCGATGTGGTCGTCATCCGTTATGAAGGGCCGAAGGGCGGACCGGGCATGCAGGAAATGCTCTATCCGACCAGCTATCTGAAATCGAAGGGCCTCGGCAAGGCCTGTGCGCTGATCACCGATGGCCGCTTCTCCGGCGGCACCTCGGGCCTGTCCATCGGCCATGTCTCGCCAGAGGCTGCCAATGGCGGCATCATCGGTCTCGTGCGCGAAGGCGACATGATCGATATCGACATTCCGAACCGCTCGATCAGCCTGCGCGTTGCCGACGACGTGCTCGCCTCCCGCCGCGCCGAGCAGGACAAGGCAGGCTGGCAGCCGGTCGAAGCCCGCAAGCGCGCGGTCTCGACCGCGCTGAAAGTCTACGCCGCCTTCGCCACCAGCGCCGACAAGGGCGCCGTACGCGATCTGAGCCTGATGAAGTAA